The Streptomyces sp. NBC_01244 genome has a segment encoding these proteins:
- a CDS encoding NUDIX domain-containing protein: MSSPQLGEGQGLAIGLATAVYITHGDDAGPLLVRSARTGRWMLPAGYMRPGEDSPLQTAGRMLQEATGLALQSPAPLLAIDFHPATARAAPYQLMVFDGGHLTGRRLNSVRLPDRYDRYETPPFPTLAALEGTTPLLAEFLKHVRKARTAYRPVLLQAGRQVSFNGPGGSEKPWDADPAHTDRHVVDDSDYGTGAPLGSTRRA, translated from the coding sequence ATGAGCAGCCCCCAACTGGGCGAGGGCCAGGGCCTGGCCATCGGACTTGCGACCGCCGTCTACATCACCCACGGAGACGACGCCGGGCCGCTCCTGGTGCGCTCGGCCCGCACAGGACGCTGGATGCTGCCCGCCGGGTACATGCGCCCCGGGGAGGACAGCCCGCTCCAGACCGCCGGGCGCATGCTCCAAGAGGCCACCGGCCTGGCCCTGCAGAGCCCGGCTCCGCTCCTGGCCATCGACTTTCACCCCGCCACCGCCCGGGCCGCCCCGTACCAGCTGATGGTCTTCGACGGCGGCCACCTCACCGGCCGCCGCCTGAACTCGGTGCGCCTCCCCGACCGCTACGACCGGTACGAGACGCCGCCGTTCCCTACCCTGGCCGCGCTGGAGGGCACCACCCCGCTCCTGGCCGAGTTCCTCAAGCACGTCCGCAAGGCCCGCACCGCCTACCGGCCCGTGCTGCTCCAGGCCGGACGGCAGGTCTCCTTCAACGGGCCCGGCGGCAGCGAGAAGCCGTGGGATGCCGACCCCGCACACACCGACCGCCACGTGGTGGATGACAGCGACTACGGCACGGGCGCCCCTCTCGGCTCTACCCGGCGGGCGTGA
- a CDS encoding C39 family peptidase produces the protein MHDFPTVTQYASEDLIEAMAYHGHPVADDPLWPETGAPNLATYSRWAGNICGIACLRMALLRRDGTAPRLFDLLDGARKYGAYEELDGGAIRGLIYAPFVDYVRAEHGFEAEVQGRLPVEDLLTLVRNGFAVIASVNKEIRRPEYPAPGKGGHLVYVTGHRDGQLHFRNPSGHTDQARKAAISVDVFTRFYAERGVSFA, from the coding sequence ATGCATGACTTCCCGACCGTCACCCAGTACGCCAGCGAGGACCTCATCGAGGCCATGGCCTACCACGGGCACCCGGTCGCCGACGACCCCCTCTGGCCCGAGACAGGCGCCCCCAACCTGGCCACCTACAGCCGCTGGGCGGGCAACATCTGCGGCATCGCCTGCCTGCGCATGGCGCTCCTGCGCCGCGACGGCACCGCCCCGCGCCTCTTCGACCTCCTCGACGGCGCCCGCAAGTACGGGGCGTACGAGGAGCTGGACGGCGGCGCGATCCGGGGCCTGATCTACGCCCCGTTCGTGGACTACGTCCGCGCCGAGCACGGCTTCGAGGCGGAGGTACAGGGCCGCCTGCCTGTCGAGGACCTCCTGACCCTCGTCCGGAACGGGTTCGCCGTCATCGCCTCCGTCAACAAGGAGATCCGCCGCCCCGAGTACCCGGCGCCGGGCAAGGGCGGACACCTCGTGTACGTCACCGGGCACCGGGACGGACAGCTGCACTTCCGCAACCCCTCCGGGCACACCGACCAGGCCCGCAAGGCCGCGATCTCGGTCGACGTGTTCACCAGGTTCTACGCCGAGCGCGGCGTGAGCTTCGCCTAA
- a CDS encoding threonine ammonia-lyase produces the protein MTLPITPDDVVEASRALRGIAVRTPHISVPALNEAAGATVIVKAENMQRTGSFKFRGAYHHAASLPADARQRGIIGASSGNHAQALALAGRLLDAPTMVVIPSDAPRAKVEGAVALGADVVLYDRRFGDRDALVADLAEQHGLTIIPSANSPLVMAGAGTAAMELIADHPEITTLVVPVGGGGLAAGTAVIAKDLRPEIRVVGVEPRSAADTLASLRAGRRVSLAEVPSTVADGLGHTTPSELPWQVNSLLLDDVVTVADHDITSAMGYAFQHLKCVAEPSGAVALAAVLAHRLDLAGQTVGVVVSGGGVDLRMFHDLTSSFRTRNGTPAHA, from the coding sequence GTGACCTTACCCATCACCCCCGACGACGTCGTCGAAGCCTCCCGCGCCCTGCGCGGCATCGCCGTACGAACCCCCCACATCTCTGTCCCCGCGCTCAACGAGGCCGCCGGGGCGACGGTGATCGTCAAGGCCGAGAACATGCAGCGCACCGGGTCCTTCAAGTTCCGGGGCGCCTACCACCACGCCGCGAGTCTGCCCGCCGACGCCCGCCAGCGCGGGATCATCGGAGCCTCTTCCGGCAACCACGCCCAGGCTCTGGCGTTGGCCGGGAGGCTCCTCGACGCGCCCACGATGGTCGTCATCCCCTCCGACGCCCCCAGGGCCAAGGTCGAAGGCGCCGTCGCGCTCGGCGCGGACGTCGTCCTCTACGACCGCCGTTTCGGGGACCGCGACGCCCTGGTGGCAGACCTTGCCGAACAGCACGGCCTGACCATCATCCCCTCGGCGAACTCGCCCCTCGTGATGGCCGGGGCCGGGACGGCCGCCATGGAACTCATCGCCGACCACCCCGAGATCACCACCCTAGTCGTGCCCGTCGGCGGCGGCGGCCTCGCCGCCGGCACCGCCGTCATCGCCAAGGACCTGCGCCCCGAAATCCGGGTGGTCGGCGTCGAGCCGCGCTCCGCCGCCGACACCCTGGCCTCCCTGCGCGCCGGACGCCGCGTCTCCCTCGCGGAAGTGCCGAGTACCGTCGCCGACGGCCTGGGGCACACCACCCCCTCCGAGCTGCCCTGGCAGGTCAACTCACTGCTCCTGGACGACGTGGTCACCGTCGCCGACCACGACATCACCTCCGCCATGGGCTACGCCTTCCAGCACCTCAAGTGCGTGGCCGAACCGTCCGGCGCGGTCGCGCTCGCGGCCGTTCTCGCCCACCGCCTCGACCTGGCCGGGCAGACGGTCGGTGTCGTGGTCTCCGGCGGCGGGGTGGACCTTCGCATGTTCCATGATCTGACCAGCAGCTTCCGCACAAGGAACGGAACCCCCGCGCATGCATGA
- a CDS encoding D-alanine--D-alanine ligase family protein, producing MAPVPNENPLVAVVTGGKSTERERSLLSGKAVFESLTNQGYRAVMLDTTAADFDTEVRNVDIAFLAIAGQHAEDGHLQGYLETIGVPYTGSGVLASATGMAKTVSKKLVAEAGIEVATTGLIEPGKTTGEIVADLLATVGLPLIVKPISEGGSIGMVLARDTDTLTTAIARIDAEQGWFAEPFVEGTPVTCGVLDVDGSLMPLPPLETLPTSAEFYDYASKRDDTLHEYRCPAELPADVIAFLQTSAVAAHRALGCSGHSRSDFIVTTAGQVVWLELNSLPGLSHHGNLATMANVAGIDYDQLVRMILTSADLSGGYRP from the coding sequence ATGGCCCCCGTGCCCAACGAGAACCCCCTCGTCGCAGTCGTGACCGGCGGGAAGTCCACCGAGCGGGAACGGTCCCTGCTGTCGGGCAAGGCCGTCTTCGAGTCGCTCACCAACCAGGGCTACCGCGCTGTGATGCTCGACACCACCGCGGCCGACTTCGACACCGAGGTCCGCAACGTCGACATCGCGTTCCTCGCCATCGCCGGACAGCACGCCGAGGACGGCCACCTCCAGGGCTACTTGGAGACCATCGGCGTCCCCTACACCGGCTCCGGGGTCCTGGCCTCCGCCACCGGCATGGCCAAGACCGTCTCGAAGAAGCTCGTCGCTGAGGCCGGGATCGAGGTCGCCACCACCGGCCTGATCGAGCCCGGCAAGACCACCGGGGAGATCGTCGCTGATCTCCTGGCCACCGTCGGCCTGCCCCTGATCGTCAAGCCGATCTCCGAGGGCGGCTCCATCGGCATGGTCCTGGCCCGCGACACCGACACCCTGACCACCGCCATCGCCCGCATCGACGCCGAGCAGGGCTGGTTCGCCGAGCCGTTCGTGGAGGGCACCCCGGTCACCTGCGGGGTCCTGGATGTCGACGGCTCCCTCATGCCGCTGCCGCCGCTGGAGACCCTCCCTACGAGCGCGGAGTTCTACGACTACGCCTCCAAGCGCGACGACACCTTGCACGAGTACCGGTGTCCGGCCGAGCTCCCCGCCGACGTCATCGCCTTCCTTCAGACCAGCGCTGTGGCCGCGCACCGGGCGCTGGGCTGCTCCGGTCATTCCCGCAGCGACTTCATCGTCACCACCGCCGGGCAGGTCGTCTGGCTGGAGCTCAACTCCCTGCCTGGGCTGTCCCACCACGGCAACCTCGCCACCATGGCGAACGTGGCCGGGATCGACTACGACCAGCTCGTACGGATGATCCTGACCAGCGCCGACCTGAGCGGCGGGTACCGGCCGTGA
- a CDS encoding UDP-N-acetylmuramoyl-tripeptide--D-alanyl-D-alanine ligase, which yields MLSFSLEEIAAVTGGRLTDVPDPAAPMTQGIVTDSREVVPGCVFVALVGERVDGHDFAARTVKDGAVAVLASRPVGVPAIVVDDTLAALAAIGRHALAQLTDPVVVGLTGSAGKTSTKDLLAQVIPGLGPTCVTDRSFNGEIGMPITILRANPDTQYLVLEMGARGAGHIENLTTIARPQVGLVLNIGSAHVGEFGGKAAIAEAKSELVAALPADGLAVLNADDPLVAKMAERTKARIRTFGMGEHADVWADEVTLDQAGRPSFRLHLRGIASTRVEMGLHGEHHVANALAAAAVATGLGMPLADVAEALSGARNLTTGRMEVLDRPDGMRVVNDAFNANPDSMRVALKALAAMAGDRRTVAILGEMKELGPEAEAGHREVGKLAADSGVGLLVAVGGEHAHALATAAREQNPLLDVIRAVDRDAVPAAVAGVLTARDIVLVKGSHSTGLEATALLLANDTVGDHD from the coding sequence ATGTTGTCCTTCTCGCTGGAAGAGATCGCCGCCGTCACCGGAGGCCGCCTTACTGACGTGCCCGACCCGGCCGCGCCGATGACGCAGGGCATCGTCACCGACTCCCGGGAGGTCGTACCGGGCTGCGTGTTCGTCGCGCTCGTCGGCGAGCGTGTGGACGGCCACGACTTCGCGGCCCGCACCGTCAAGGACGGGGCGGTCGCCGTGCTGGCCTCCCGCCCCGTCGGAGTGCCGGCCATCGTCGTGGACGACACCCTTGCCGCGCTGGCCGCCATCGGCCGCCACGCCCTGGCCCAGCTCACCGATCCGGTCGTAGTGGGGCTGACGGGATCGGCGGGCAAGACCTCCACGAAGGACCTCCTCGCCCAGGTCATCCCCGGGCTCGGCCCGACCTGCGTCACCGACCGCAGCTTCAACGGCGAGATCGGCATGCCCATCACGATCCTGCGTGCCAACCCGGATACCCAGTACCTGGTCCTGGAGATGGGCGCCCGGGGAGCCGGGCACATCGAGAACCTGACGACGATCGCCCGCCCGCAGGTCGGCCTGGTCCTCAACATCGGCAGCGCCCACGTCGGGGAGTTCGGCGGCAAGGCGGCCATCGCGGAGGCCAAGTCCGAACTGGTCGCGGCCCTTCCCGCCGACGGGCTTGCCGTCCTGAACGCCGACGACCCGCTCGTGGCCAAGATGGCCGAGCGCACGAAGGCACGGATTCGGACGTTCGGCATGGGCGAGCACGCGGACGTGTGGGCCGACGAGGTCACCCTGGACCAGGCCGGACGCCCCTCGTTCCGCCTCCACCTGCGAGGCATCGCCAGCACCCGGGTCGAGATGGGCCTGCACGGCGAGCACCACGTCGCCAACGCGCTCGCGGCTGCCGCTGTCGCCACCGGCCTGGGCATGCCGCTCGCGGACGTCGCCGAGGCGCTGTCCGGAGCACGGAACCTGACGACCGGCCGCATGGAGGTCCTGGACCGGCCGGACGGGATGCGGGTGGTCAACGACGCGTTCAACGCGAACCCGGACTCGATGCGCGTCGCGCTGAAGGCGCTGGCCGCAATGGCCGGCGACCGACGCACCGTGGCGATCCTCGGGGAGATGAAGGAACTGGGCCCGGAGGCCGAGGCCGGACACCGGGAGGTCGGCAAGCTGGCCGCCGACTCCGGTGTCGGCCTGCTGGTTGCGGTCGGTGGCGAGCACGCGCACGCGCTCGCCACCGCCGCGCGGGAACAGAACCCGCTCCTGGACGTGATCCGGGCCGTCGACCGCGACGCCGTGCCAGCCGCCGTGGCAGGCGTCCTGACGGCCCGGGACATCGTCCTGGTCAAGGGCTCCCACAGCACCGGCCTGGAGGCCACCGCACTCCTCCTCGCGAACGACACCGTGGGAGACCACGACTAG